ATGTCGACGCATGCGTTCCCGCACGCACCGAAAATCCCGCCGAACGGATGGCCTGCACGGCGGCATCGCGGTTTCCGAGGGCGCGATAGCACGTGGGCGCAGCGTCGTTGTTGGCTTCCATGAGCGCCTCGGCGTCCGTCTCGCCGAGCTCGTCGAGCCACATGCGCACGAGCCAGTCCGGATGCGAGTGCATGACGCCGAGCCGCGTTTCCTCGGGCGCGTCGGGCGCAGGCGCGAGGCCTTCGCGCTGCGCACGCCGCAGCAGCGCGTTGACGAAACCGCGCGCGCTCGCCGCGCGCCGCACCACCAGATCGACGCTCGTCATGACCGCGGCGTGATCGGGAATGCGATCGAGGAACGCCATCTGGAAAAGGCCGAGACGCAACGCGATGAGAACGACCTGGTCGATTTTCTCGATCGGCCGATCGGCCCAGGCCTGGATCGTATGGTCGAGCGTGCGCTGCCGCGCGATCGTGCCGTAGACCAGGATCGTCGCGAGCGCGCGGTCGGCCTCGTTCATGCGCAGCGTGTCGTACGCACGCGCGAGTGCTTCGTCCGACCACTGGCCGCCGTCGACGGCGACGAGCACGTCGGCGGCAAGACGTCGCGGATCAGTCGCCATTGCCCAAAATGCGCGGGCCGGCGGCCTTCAGTCCGCGTTCATAAGCGAGCGCGGACATCGCGCGCTTTCCCTCGGGTTGGACCTGCAGAAGCTCGAGCACGCCGGTGCCGCACGCCACGAGCAGGCCTTCTTCCGAGGCACCGAGGACGGTTCCCGGCGCGGCGTCGTGCGCGGCCCTCGAGAAGCGCGCGTCGAGGATTTTCAGCCGCGCGCCGCGATCGGTCGCGAATGCGCCCGGCTGCGGCGAGAACGCGCGCACGCGCAGCCACAGCGCCTGCGCATCTTCGTTCCAGTGAATCGACGCTTCCTGTTTGCGAAGCGGCGGCGCGAACGTCGCATCGGCATGATGCTGCGGACGCCGGCGGATCGCTGCTCCGTAGTCGGCGAAGCGGTCGATGGTCTCGACCAGAAGCTCGGCCGAAAGCGCCGCCAGCTCGGCGCGAAGCCCGGCGCCGTTCATCGTGGCCGGAATCCGCATCGAGCGCTCGAGAATCACGTCGCCTTCGTCGAGCCCTTCGTTCATCTGCATGATCGTCACGCCGGTCTCGGTCATGCCGGCAAGAAGCGCGCGTTCGATCGGAGCGGCGCCGCGAAGCCTCGGAAGCAGCGACGCATGCGCATTGATGCAGCCGAGGCGCGGCGCCGCGAGCACCGCACGCGGCAGGATGCGCCCATACGCTACGACCACGCCGAGATCGGCGTGAAGCGCCTTGAGCTGCTCCACGAAGCTTTCTTCGCGCGGCGACGCAGGCTCGAGAACCTCGATGCCGGCCGCGATCGCTTCGCGCTTGACCGGTCCGGCTTCGACCTTGTGTCCGCGGCCGCGCGGCTTGTCCGGCCGAGTGACCACGGCCCGCACGCGATGCTTGGTAGTCAGCAGCCGCCGCAGCGAAACCGCCGCGTATTCGGGTGTCCCCATGAAAACCAGATCGAGCGATTTCGTGTCGGAAGAGGTCAGAAAAGCGTGCCCGTGCCGGAGCCGGCCGCTTCGACCAGCTCGGGATTCTCCTTGCGCAGCCTTTTTCGATAGAGCTCACGCTTCAGCCTGGAGACGTGGTCGATGAACAGCGTGCCTTCGAGATGGTCGATCTCGTGCTGCAGGCAGACCGCCTCGAGATCGCTCGCCTCGATCTCGATTTCCTTCTCGTCGAGCGTCCAGCCGCGCACCAGGATTTCCTGCGCGCGCGTCACTTCGGCCGTGTAGTTGACGACGCTCAGGCAGCCTTCTTCCCAGACGATCGAGCCGCGCGACTCGACGATGACCGGGTTGATGATCTTGAGCAGGTTCTTGCCGCGGTTGTCGGGATCGGTGTCGACGACGATCACGCGCTCGAGCACTCCGATCTGCGGCGCCGCGAGCCCGATTCCGTTGGCGATGTACATCGTGTCGACCATGTCGTGCAGCATGCGGGCGACATGTCCGCCGATGTCGCGGACGTCATGCGCCTTCTGCTTGAGCACGCGGCTCGGGTATTTGTGGATCTCGAGAACCGACACGATCCGGTAGTGAACGGGAAATCACGGGGAAGCGCAACAGCCCGATTTTCCGGCCTGTTCGAGGCCGCAGCGGCGCCCCGGCTCAGAACATGTCGACCGGATCGACGTCGACAAGCACGCGAATTCGCGAAGCCCGCGCAGCCTGGGACACCGCGGCGCGGCCACGCGACAGCGCGGCTCGCACGAGCGCAGATCGGGGAGACCGTACGTGCACGTGAAAGCGGTAGCGCTCCTTGATGCGCTCGATCAGGGCCGGCGCAGGGCCCCGCACCTGAATCTCGCCGCTTTCCGTACCAGCCTCCATCATCGCGCGGGCGGCCTGGGCCGAGAGCCGTTCGACCATCTGGCGGTCTTCGCCTTCGAGCCGGAGCATGCCCATGCGCGTGATCGGCGGATAGCCAAGCGTCGTGCGCTCGGCGAGCTCCTCGCGCGCGTAGGCGTCGAAGTCGTGAATCGCCGCAAGCGCGATCGCCGGATGCTCGGGCTGATACGTCTGCACGATCACGTTTCCCTGCTCGGTGCCGCGCCCGGCACGTCCCGCAACCTGCGAGATCAGCTGAAACGTGCGCTCGGCTCCGCGAAAGTCGGGCACCGACAGCGACACGTCCGCCTGCACGACGCCGACGAGCGTGACGCCGGGAACGTCGTGGCCTTTGGCGATCATCTGCGTGCCGAGCAGTACGTCGACCTCGCCGCGCCGCCACGCCGACAGCGTTTCGGCAAGCAGGCCGCGCTGCTCGGTCGCATCGCGGTCGAGCCGCGCAACACGCGCGTCCGGCAGCAGCGTGCGAACCGTCGCCTCGAGCCGCTGCGTGCCGAGTCCCTGCGAGAACATCGCCGTCTTTCCGCAGGACGGGCACGCGGCCGGCATTGCGCGGCGCGCGTCGCAGTGGTGACAGCGAAGCGTGCGGTCGTTCTGATGCACCGTCATCGCGACGCTGCACGAGCCGCATTCGAGCGTCACGCCGCACGCCCAGCACTGCAGTGAACACGCATATCCGCGCCGGTTGAGGAACAGCAGCGTCTGCCCGCCGGCCGCGTAGTTCTCGCGCAGCGCATCGGTAAGCCGCTGGCTGAGGCCGCCGCCCTGCTCGATGTCTTTTCCGCGCAAGTCGACGAGCTCGATGCGCGGAGGCGGACACGGCGTGACGCGCGTCGGCAGCCGCAGATGCCGATAGCGGCCGTCGACGGCGTGCCGCCAGCTTTCGAGCGACGGCGTCGCCGAGCCGAGCACGACCGGGCAGCCTTCGATGCGGCCGCGCATGACGGCCGTGTCGCGGGCGTGATAGCGCACGCCGTCGTCCTGCTTGTACGACCCGTCGTGCTCTTCGTCGACGACGATGAGGCCGAGGCCCGATACCGGCGCGAGCACTGCCGAGCGCGCGCCGACGGCAATCCGGGCCTGGCCGCGCGCGATGCGCCGCCATTCGTCCCAGCGTTCGCCTGGCGTCAGATCGCTGTGCAGCACCGCGACCGCATCGCCGAAGCGCGCGCGAAAGCGCGCGACGACCTGATGGGTCAGTGAAATCTCCGGCACCAGCACGAGCGCGCCCTGCCCTCGCGACAGCGCCTCCTCGATCGTTCGCAGGTAGACCTCGGTTTTGCCGGCCGCGGTCACGCCCTGGAGCAGCAGCGTGGAGAAGCTTCCGGAAGCAGCGATGATCGCATCGACGACGCTCTGCTGGTCGGCGGTAAGCGCCGGCGGCTCGGCATGCTCGACATATTCCTGCGGCGAGCGCATGCGCTCGGCCTTTTCGCTGCGTACGATTCCAGCCTCGACGAGCGCCGCGAGCGACGCCGGCGCCGACGGAAACAGCGCGGTGAGCTCGCTCATCGTCGCGCGGCGCCCGGGCTGGCGCGCGAGATGCTCGAGCAGCGCGCGGCGCTTCGGTGCGCGTGCCAGCAGCGTCTGCTCGAGCGCATCGTCGGGCATGCGCTTGATGATCACCGACGTCTCGTACTGCGTGCGCGTGCGCGGAGAAGTCAGCACGTCGTCGATCGACGCGATGCCGCGGTCGACGAGCGAGCGCAGCGCGCGGTCGATATTCTTGCGGCCGACCGCCTGCGCGATCGAAACCAGCGGCATCGGCCGGTTGGCCTTGGCAAGCAGGGCGACGATTTTCTTCTCGAGATCGTCGCTGATTTCGGGCAGCTCGCCTTCGCGCAGCATCACAGCACGGTGCGAGGTGGTCGTGAGCGCACGTCCGACAGCCAGCGAAAGCGTGTCGCCGATCGGCGACAGGTAGTAGTCGGCCATCCACTCGAGAAGCTCGAGCAATTTCGCCGGTACGATCGGGCTGTCGTCGAGCAGCGAGATCAGCGGCCGGCACACGACGCCGTCGGGCGCTGCGTCGGCTTCGCCGATGACGAGCGCCGTCACGCGCCGCGGCCCGAGCGGCACCACCACGCGCATGCCGGTCCGCACCAGACCGCGCAGCGAATCCGGCACCGCATACGAAAGGCGGGCAAGGCTGGCGACGGCCGGAAGCGGCGTCACATGAACAAAATCTGACACGTACGCCACTCTTACATGACACGCCCGAATGTTCCTCTTCGAGACGGGGCGGACGACGATAAGGGCCACATCTGCTTCGTTGGATTCCGGCTTCGTTCGGTCGACGTAGGGGAAGTACGACTCCCTCACTACGCCGGAATCCGCCTCGCATCTGGACCCTTCTCGTCGCCCGCGCAGGACGCCCTCTTCGAGACTCGGCCCGCGGATAGGGCGCGAGTGATGGAGCTCGATCGATGTCTGTTTTTTGTCGATGGGGAGGCGGCTCATTACAGCGCGGTCGTTGCGTGCGCAGGCGGAACTGCTCGAGACTCGGGCGCATGATTACGTCGCTTCGCACGAGACGCGCGGTCTTCTGGTATCTCGCTCCGGACCGCATCGTCGCCGCAGTCGTTTCGCGGGCGGAGCGGGAGCCGGTGCTGGAAGCGTGCGCGGCGTCGTATGCACCGCCGGTCGCCGGGTCCTGTTTCGCTCCGGGCGTCATCGAGGTCGCGTGGGTGCTGGGATGCGAGCGCGATCCGCACATTGCGGCGCTCGCTGCGCCGTTCTGCCGCGTGGACTCGGCTGCTTCCGGCCAGGCGCCCGTGGACGACGATCTCGAATGCGAGGAAGCCGAAAACGTTGAGCCGAACGCGCGCTATGGAGAGGCGCTTCCGCAGCGAGCCGAGCGCCTGGCAGCAGTAACCGGCGCGCAGGACGGCACGCGGGTCTGGGCTCAGGAAGGAGCGGTCGCGCAGGCGGCGGCAGTCTTCCGGCGGGCGCGGCTTCGCCTGATCGCGCTCGACTGCGAGCCGTGCGTGCTTCTGTCGCTTTCGGCTGCGCTCGGCACCGGCGACGTTCTCGGCGCGCGGCGCCAGCATCTTTCGGCTGTGTCCGTGCTGCCCGAATCCGAAGCGGCCGCGGAAGCGCTCGGCGAGGATCTCGCCGTGCCGGTCGGGCTTGCGGTCTCGTGGTTCGGAGCAGGCCGTGCGCGCTGACCTGCTGGCCGGCGAGCGGCGCGCGCGGCACCTGCGGCGCGCGCTCGTCGGCGTGTGCGGATTGATCGCGTTGAGCGGCGTTCTTGTCCGCAACTTTCACCGGGCGCCGGAGGCCGCGCCTGCTCCATTGCCCGCAAGCAAGCCGGCCGCGGCTGCCGTCCCGGACCGTACGAAGGTCGAAGCGGCGACCGTCGTGACCGCGTCGCAGCCAGCATCGAATCTCAAAACGAGGCCGCTCGCTGCATGGCTCGCCGATGTCGCGCGCGACGCCGACCGCGACCTCGTGATCAGCCCGGATCTGAGAGGCGACCTGACGGCGAGCGAGTCGAAGGATCTCGACTGGAAGGCACGGCTCGAGGCCTACTCGCACGTATTCGGCTTCGATTTCGTAGTGCGCGACGGGCTGATCGAGGTGCGCCGGGCAAGCGCGGGCAGTCACGCGGAGTCTGCTCGCGAAGAAGAGTCCGCTCACGCAACCGAATCAGGCAAAGCCCCGACCGAGAACGCCGCGCCGGCTGCGGGCGCCGCAGCCGCAACGCCGGCGGCCGCACCGCCTCCTCCTCCGCCGCAGACGCGCGTGATGCGTCTTGCATATGCCACAGCCAAGGAAGCGGCGTCGGTCCTCTCCAAGAATGCGACGGGACTCGACGTAACGGCGATGGCCGATCCGTCGTCGAATTCGATCGTGCTCTCCGGACAGCCGAAGGAGCTCGCACGCGTCGCGGCGGTCGTCGGCGAGCTCGACCGGCCGCGAAGGCGCATTCTCCTCGAAGCGAAGATCGTCGAGGTGCTTCGTTCGGCGCGGCTCGATTTCGGCGTCGAATGGAAGCTTACCGGCACGACAGTCGGTGGAGACGTGCGGTTTCCGCCGCCGCAGAGCGACGCCGGCAGCGCCGCGCTGGTGATCGCCACGCACGGCGCCGCCGCGCTAGATGCGAAGATCTCCGCGCTCGAAGCCGGCGGCAAGCTGCACGTGATTTCGCGTCCGAGCGTCGTGATGGTCGAAGGCAGCCCGGCAACGATCGAGAGCGTGCGCATCCTGCGCATACGCCTGCCGAGCAACGGCACGGTCGTCGGCGACGAAGTCTCGACGGGATCGAACGGGCGCGCGACCGAAGACATTCCCGTTGGTGTACGGCTCGAAGTCACGCCGGCGATCCGCGCGGGCGGACGCGTGCTGCTGCGCGTGAAGGCGAAGTCGAGCAGTCTCGGCGCACCGCTGCCGCCCGACAACATTCCGGAAGAGCTCAGCCGCATGGTCGACGCTGAAGTGCTCGTAACCAGCGGCGAGACGGCGGTGCTCGGCGGTCTTTCGCGCGAGGCCGGCTCAAAGAGCGGCGCGGGCGTACCGGGACTGCGCCGCGTTCCAGGGCTCGGCGCACTGTTCGGCAGGAAATCCGATGCGTCCGAGGACGAAGAGCTCCTGGTCCTCGTCACGCCGCGCGTCCTCGACTGACGTTCCTTCCCCGCCCGCCCGTGATACGTTCCGCAGACTCGCCATGCTTCACGTCGTGCTCACAGGCTTCATGGCAAGCGGCAAGACCGCGGTCGGGCGCAGGCTCGCCCGCCGGCTCGGCTTCGATTTCGTCGACACCGACCAGGTGATCGAAGATCACGCCGGCGCAACGGTTTCCGAGATTTTTGCGCGCGAAGGCGAGCCGGCGTTCCGGCGGCTCGAGCGCGAGACGATCGAAGGCCTTGCGCTCGAGCGGCCGACCGTCATTGCGACCGGCGGCGGCACGTTCGTCGATGCGGAAAACCGCGCGACGCTGCATCGGCTCGGTCCGGTCGTCTGCCTCGTGACGTCTCCCGAAGTCATCCTCGAGCGCGTGTCGCGCTCGGACAAGCGGCCGCTTGCGTCTGGTCCCGGTGCGCCCGAACGGCTCGCAAAGCTGTATGAGACACGGCTTCCGTTCTACAGGATGGCCGACGTGATGGTGGAAACCGACGGACTGACGGTCGACCAGGCGGCGGCGCGCGTCGCGGCAGCGATCTCGCCGCGCCTGCGCAGCAGTGCGCGCAGCGAAGCGCAGTGCGACGCGAAACCTCGCCCGCAATCGGACGCCGCGACCACGGCTGAAGCAAAGCCATCCGCCGGCCCGTCCGGCGACAAGGAGCGATCAGCCGGCTCGCCCGCAGAGAAAGAGCGATGACCGTTGCTGCGAACGTAAAGAACGCGCGCGCAACCGTCCGCGTTGAGCTCGCGGAAAGATCGTACGACTGCACGGTCGGCGCCGGCGTTCTCGATGACGTGGGCCGCGTGCTCGCCGCGATGAAACCCACGCGCGTATTTCTCGTCACGAACGAAACGGTCGCTCCGCTCTACGCGGCCGCCGTTCGCGAGAGTCTCGCGGCGGCCGACACACGGCTCGCGGACGAGCTCGTGTCGATCGAGCTCCGTGACGGCGAACGCTACAAGACGATGGCGAGCGTGGAGACGATCTACGACACCGCGCTCGAAGCCGGTATCGATCGCAAAGCCGTCCTGGTTGCGCTCGGCGGCGGCGTCGTCGGCGATCTCACGGCTTTTGCTGCCTCCACAATCCTGCGCGGCGTGCGCTTCGTGATGATCCCGACGACGCTGCTTTCACAGGTCGATTCGAGCGTCGGCGGCAAGACCGGCATGGATCGTCCGCAGGGAAAGAACCTCGTCGGCACGTTCTGGCAGCCGTCGGCCGTGCTGATCGATCCGTCCACGCTGGCGACGCTGCCGGAGCGCGAGCTGCGCGCCGGGCTTGCCGAAGTCGTCAAGACCGGTGCGATCCTCGATGCCGAGCTGTTCGAACGGCTCGAACGCGACGCCGTCGCGCTCGTCGCACGCGATCCCGAGGTGCTGACCGAAGTGATCGCGCGCTGCGTCCGCATCAAGGCCGACGTGGTCGAGCAGGACGAGCGCGAGGAGAAGGGTCTCAGGCGCATTCTCAACTTCGGCCACACGGTCGGGCATGCGATCGAGCAGGTGACCGGCTACGACCGCTTCCTTCACGGCGAAGCGGTCGCAATCGGCATGGGCGTGGCAGCCCGCCTCTCCGAAAAGCGCGGCCTGTGCGCGGCGAGCGACGCGCGCCGCATCGAATCCCTGCTCCACCGGCTCGGGCTCGAGCACGAAGTGCCGTCCGGTCTCGACAGGGAAGCGCTCGTCCGTGCAATCCGTCTCGACAAGAAGGCCGAGCGCGATCGCGTGGCGTACATCGTCTGCGAAGCGATCGGACGCTGCCGCGCGGAGACGCTCGAGGTGGCCGAAATCGCCGCCGCCATATAGAGGCGGCCGGGGCACATCGCATGACCGCACGTAAACCCATCCTCGTGGTCCACGGACCCAACCTCAACATGCTCGGCACGCGCGAGCCGGACGTGTACGGCACCGCTACGCTCGCGGACATCAACGCATCGCTCGAAAAGCTCGCCGGCGAGCTCGGGACGGCGATCGAGACGTTCCAGTCGAACGGCGAGGGCGAGCTCGTGACGCGCATCCAGCAGGCTGCGCGCGAGAACTCGGGAATCCTCATCAATCCGGGTGCGTACACGCATACGAGTGTCGCAATCCGCGACGCGATCGCGGCTGTCGGCATACCCACGGTCGAGTGTCATCTGTCGAACATCCACAAGCGCGAAGAGTTCCGTCACCGTTCGCTCATCGTGGACGTCGCCGTCGGCCAGGTGATGGGCTTCGGTGCCGACAGCTACCTGCTCGGGCTGCGCGCGCTGATCGCCCTTCTCGCTCGATCATGATCGACGCTGCAGATCGGCGCCGGCGCCGTTGATTTGCGCCCCAACTTGCACCAGTAGTCTGCGCCGTTGATTTTGCACGCTTGATTTCCGACGTCTCGACTTCCCAGCTTCGCAGCGCGCTCGGCGAGGAGCTTTCGGCTTATCCGGAGCTGAGCTGGCGCATCCAGGGCCTGACCGGCGGATCGCCGGCCTACGTGCTGTCGCGCATCCTCGAAGGGCTCGGCAGGCCGACCTTGGTGGTCACGCCGAACGAGAAAGCCTCCGAGGAGATGGTCGCCGAGCTTCAGGCTTTCTTCGGCGAGAAAGGCGACGACAGTTTCCTTGCGCGCCGCGTGCATCTGTTCCCGTGCCGCGAGGCGCCACTGCTCGAGATGGTGTCGCCGTCGGTCGACGTCGAAGCGTCGCGCACGTCGACGCTCTATCAGCTGGCACAGAGCAAATCGCCGGTGCTGGTGGCGAGCGTCGATGCGCTCTCGCAATGGGCGATGCCGCCGGACGTGCTTGCTTCGACGTCACTGTATTTCGTCGTCGGCGACGAGCTGCTGCTCGAGCAGCTGGTCCCGAAGCTCGAGGAATCCGGCTATCGCAAAGTCGCGACCGTCGACGAGCAGGGCGAGATCGCCGTGCGAGGCGGCATCATCGATCTGTGGCCTCCGGGATTCGAGTATCCGATCCGCGTCGAGCTCGGCGGCGACGCGATCGATTCGATCCGGCTGTTCGACCCCGGCGACCAGCGCTCGTTCCAGCCGAGCGAGGATCTGGTGGTGCTGCCGTCGGCGCCGGTCGCGCTCGAGCGGCTGGCCGACCCGGAAATCCGCCGTCGCATCGGCGCGCGCTGCGAAGAGCTGCTGCTGCCTTCGTCCGAACGCCGCCGGCTCGATGAGTACCTTGCGACCGGCGTGCATTTCCCCGGCATGGAGCTGCTGGCGCCGTACGCATACGGAAAGCGCACGACGATCGTCGATCATCTGCTGGCGTCGACGCTGATCGTTCTCGTCGATCCGCCGGGAGTCGAGACCGCGGTCGACTCGCTGCACGAATCGCTCGCCGACGCGGCCGAAGCCGCGCGAAGTGCCGGCAGCTTCCATCCCGAAGCGTCGCTGCTGCATCTCGACCGTGCGGAGCTGCACGCGCTGCTTTCGCGCCGGCCGCGCATCGAGCTCGATTTTGCCGAAGCGGTCGAATCGGGCGGCGAGCCAGGACACCGCACGTGGCGCGTCGACGTCGCGGCCAACACGCGCATCACCGCAGCGCGAGTCCACGCGAAGGCCCAGCGCGGCGAGAGCGGATTCGCGCCGGTCGTCGACGCGCTGACGGGCGCGCGCAACGACGGCAACCGCGTGGTGCTGCTCGCGTCGGATCCGACCCAGCTCGGGCGCATCGATCA
This Candidatus Limnocylindrales bacterium DNA region includes the following protein-coding sequences:
- the fmt gene encoding methionyl-tRNA formyltransferase, which encodes MGTPEYAAVSLRRLLTTKHRVRAVVTRPDKPRGRGHKVEAGPVKREAIAAGIEVLEPASPREESFVEQLKALHADLGVVVAYGRILPRAVLAAPRLGCINAHASLLPRLRGAAPIERALLAGMTETGVTIMQMNEGLDEGDVILERSMRIPATMNGAGLRAELAALSAELLVETIDRFADYGAAIRRRPQHHADATFAPPLRKQEASIHWNEDAQALWLRVRAFSPQPGAFATDRGARLKILDARFSRAAHDAAPGTVLGASEEGLLVACGTGVLELLQVQPEGKRAMSALAYERGLKAAGPRILGNGD
- the def gene encoding peptide deformylase, translating into MSVLEIHKYPSRVLKQKAHDVRDIGGHVARMLHDMVDTMYIANGIGLAAPQIGVLERVIVVDTDPDNRGKNLLKIINPVIVESRGSIVWEEGCLSVVNYTAEVTRAQEILVRGWTLDEKEIEIEASDLEAVCLQHEIDHLEGTLFIDHVSRLKRELYRKRLRKENPELVEAAGSGTGTLF
- the priA gene encoding primosomal protein N', which gives rise to MSDFVHVTPLPAVASLARLSYAVPDSLRGLVRTGMRVVVPLGPRRVTALVIGEADAAPDGVVCRPLISLLDDSPIVPAKLLELLEWMADYYLSPIGDTLSLAVGRALTTTSHRAVMLREGELPEISDDLEKKIVALLAKANRPMPLVSIAQAVGRKNIDRALRSLVDRGIASIDDVLTSPRTRTQYETSVIIKRMPDDALEQTLLARAPKRRALLEHLARQPGRRATMSELTALFPSAPASLAALVEAGIVRSEKAERMRSPQEYVEHAEPPALTADQQSVVDAIIAASGSFSTLLLQGVTAAGKTEVYLRTIEEALSRGQGALVLVPEISLTHQVVARFRARFGDAVAVLHSDLTPGERWDEWRRIARGQARIAVGARSAVLAPVSGLGLIVVDEEHDGSYKQDDGVRYHARDTAVMRGRIEGCPVVLGSATPSLESWRHAVDGRYRHLRLPTRVTPCPPPRIELVDLRGKDIEQGGGLSQRLTDALRENYAAGGQTLLFLNRRGYACSLQCWACGVTLECGSCSVAMTVHQNDRTLRCHHCDARRAMPAACPSCGKTAMFSQGLGTQRLEATVRTLLPDARVARLDRDATEQRGLLAETLSAWRRGEVDVLLGTQMIAKGHDVPGVTLVGVVQADVSLSVPDFRGAERTFQLISQVAGRAGRGTEQGNVIVQTYQPEHPAIALAAIHDFDAYAREELAERTTLGYPPITRMGMLRLEGEDRQMVERLSAQAARAMMEAGTESGEIQVRGPAPALIERIKERYRFHVHVRSPRSALVRAALSRGRAAVSQAARASRIRVLVDVDPVDMF
- a CDS encoding secretin N-terminal domain-containing protein, yielding MRADLLAGERRARHLRRALVGVCGLIALSGVLVRNFHRAPEAAPAPLPASKPAAAAVPDRTKVEAATVVTASQPASNLKTRPLAAWLADVARDADRDLVISPDLRGDLTASESKDLDWKARLEAYSHVFGFDFVVRDGLIEVRRASAGSHAESAREEESAHATESGKAPTENAAPAAGAAAATPAAAPPPPPPQTRVMRLAYATAKEAASVLSKNATGLDVTAMADPSSNSIVLSGQPKELARVAAVVGELDRPRRRILLEAKIVEVLRSARLDFGVEWKLTGTTVGGDVRFPPPQSDAGSAALVIATHGAAALDAKISALEAGGKLHVISRPSVVMVEGSPATIESVRILRIRLPSNGTVVGDEVSTGSNGRATEDIPVGVRLEVTPAIRAGGRVLLRVKAKSSSLGAPLPPDNIPEELSRMVDAEVLVTSGETAVLGGLSREAGSKSGAGVPGLRRVPGLGALFGRKSDASEDEELLVLVTPRVLD
- a CDS encoding shikimate kinase; the protein is MLHVVLTGFMASGKTAVGRRLARRLGFDFVDTDQVIEDHAGATVSEIFAREGEPAFRRLERETIEGLALERPTVIATGGGTFVDAENRATLHRLGPVVCLVTSPEVILERVSRSDKRPLASGPGAPERLAKLYETRLPFYRMADVMVETDGLTVDQAAARVAAAISPRLRSSARSEAQCDAKPRPQSDAATTAEAKPSAGPSGDKERSAGSPAEKER
- the aroB gene encoding 3-dehydroquinate synthase, translated to MTVAANVKNARATVRVELAERSYDCTVGAGVLDDVGRVLAAMKPTRVFLVTNETVAPLYAAAVRESLAAADTRLADELVSIELRDGERYKTMASVETIYDTALEAGIDRKAVLVALGGGVVGDLTAFAASTILRGVRFVMIPTTLLSQVDSSVGGKTGMDRPQGKNLVGTFWQPSAVLIDPSTLATLPERELRAGLAEVVKTGAILDAELFERLERDAVALVARDPEVLTEVIARCVRIKADVVEQDEREEKGLRRILNFGHTVGHAIEQVTGYDRFLHGEAVAIGMGVAARLSEKRGLCAASDARRIESLLHRLGLEHEVPSGLDREALVRAIRLDKKAERDRVAYIVCEAIGRCRAETLEVAEIAAAI
- the aroQ gene encoding type II 3-dehydroquinate dehydratase, producing MTARKPILVVHGPNLNMLGTREPDVYGTATLADINASLEKLAGELGTAIETFQSNGEGELVTRIQQAARENSGILINPGAYTHTSVAIRDAIAAVGIPTVECHLSNIHKREEFRHRSLIVDVAVGQVMGFGADSYLLGLRALIALLARS